The proteins below come from a single Eucalyptus grandis isolate ANBG69807.140 chromosome 3, ASM1654582v1, whole genome shotgun sequence genomic window:
- the LOC104438754 gene encoding two-component response regulator ARR12-like, whose amino-acid sequence MRGRLKGLDMLKIGEKGTCLASEEADGVPYSEGLRVMAIDGDRACLKILATALKKCKYEVTAQEKATEALETLRGEKDKYDIVITAIVGLDMDGFNLVEVIGLELDIPVVMVSASDDRKIVMKAILHGARDFLMKPVRIQELKNIWQHVLRKQLRKQEKSRLAVEKTAPQATGMKRPVLTDEEANAKDESNCQADDNASVRKRTRVSWSPELHLKFVNAVQQLGINSAYPKQILEIMNVQGLTRENVASHLQKYRNMLKKHDAARNQESPSEANLSLNTRRGRYRKNIDSAYRVGSAQQPLDIKEVNSYTITSNMIMNKLSGVNQNVIPSHHKAPQVYRPHQCLTDQVQHVQTPWLEHQPSANFFPMTNKIAVPEFQRSNFSTLQFGHMQPENQTGSQSQNFQFQIPQIGGNFSSRPINHPHGFPTGFNQHPPLIQSGVSTVKDTCMDPTTTHVHKSESGPDRGTSICYQGNGGSSSLRNQIACGKSNERNLSSVRSFESDNVQLEHQLLEKSEEGRDLYHHKLSFLDDELTIMINQFNVDGAPKL is encoded by the exons ATGCGTGGGCGGTTGAAG GGTCTAGATATGCTAAAGATTGGTGAAAAGGGTACGTGTTTGGCCTCGGAGGAAGCGGATGGAGTTCCATATTCCGAGGGTCTGCGAGTCATGGCCATTGACGGCGACCGTGCTTGTCTCAAGATTCTCGCCACTGCGCTAAAGAAGTGCAAATATGAAG TCACAGCGCAAGAAAAAGCGACTGAAGCCTTAGAGACGCTGAGAGGGGAAAAAGACAAGTATGACATCGTCATCACTGCCATTGTAGGGCTCGACATGGACGGTTTCAATCTCGTGGAGGTTATCGGCCTTGAACTGGACATACCAGTCGTTA TGGTATCGGCGAGCGATGATCGGAAGATCGTAATGAAGGCTATATTGCATGGGGCTCGGGACTTCCTAATGAAGCCGGTTAGGATTCAAGAGCTGAAAAACATTTGGCAGCATGTGCTAAGGAAGCAATTACgcaaacaagaaaaatctaGGCTTGCAGTCGAAAAGACAGCTCCACAAGCAACAGGGATGAAGCGACCAGTACTCACGGACGAAGAAGCAAACGCCAAGGATGAAAGCAATTGCCAAGCTGACGACAATGCTTCTGTGCGTAAGAGAACGAGGGTCAGTTGGTCCCCCGAGCTTCATCTCAAATTCGTTAATGCAGTTCAGCAGCTAGGAATCAATT CAGCATATCCAAAACAAATACTGGAAATCATGAACGTGCAGGGACTCACTAGAGAAAACGTGGCAAGTCATCTTCAG AAGTACAGAAACATGCTGAAGAAGCACGATGCAGCTCGGAACCAAGAAAGCCCAAGCGAAGCCAATTTGAGCCTTAACACTAGGCGTGGCCGCTACCGAAAGAACATCGACAGTGCCTACAGAGTAGGAAGTGCCCAGCAGCCTCTCGACATCAAGGAAGTTAACAGCTACACTATCACATCCAACATGATAATGAATAAACTCTCAGGCGTTAATCAGAATGTTATTCCGAGTCATCACAAAGCTCCTCAAGTGTATAGACCGCATCAGTGTCTTACTGATCAAGTGCAGCATGTGCAGACTCCTTGGCTTGAGCACCAACCTTCagctaatttttttccaatgaccAATAAAATCGCCGTGCCCGAGTTTCAAAGATCAAACTTCTCGACTTTGCAATTTGGACATATGCAACCGGAGAATCAGACGGGAAGTCAGTCTCAGAACTTTCAATTCCAGATTCCTCAGATTGGAGGCAACTTCAGCAGCAGGCCAATCAATCATCCTCATGGGTTCCCGACTGGCTTCAATCAACATCCTCCGTTAATTCAAAGTGGAGTTTCTACCGTGAAGGATACGTGCATGGACCCCACGACCACCCATGTTCATAAATCCGAATCTG GACCAGACAGAGGGACAAGTATTTGCTATCAGGGCAATGGCGGAAGCTCTAGCTTGAGGAATCAGATTGCTTGTGGCAAAAGCAATGAGAGAAATCTGTCATCAGTACGATCATTTGAAAGTGACAATGTGCAGCTTGAGCATCAATTGCTCGAAAAAtcagaagaaggaagagatttGTACCACCACAAGTTGAGTTTCCTTGATGATGAACTTACTATCATGATCAACCAG TTTAATGTTGATGGAGCTCCGAAGCTGTAA